The following are encoded together in the Cynocephalus volans isolate mCynVol1 chromosome 4, mCynVol1.pri, whole genome shotgun sequence genome:
- the LOC134377003 gene encoding olfactory receptor 9G1-like: protein MERSNHTVTEFILLGFTTDPVMQLVLFVVFLGVYSVTLAGNTTLMMLICNDSQLHTPMYFFIGNLSFLDLWYSSVYTPKILVTCISEDKTISFAGCLSQFFFSAGLAYSECYLLAAMAYDRYVAISKPLLYAQAMSIKLRAFLVAASYLGGFINSSIITKKTFSFNFCSDNVIDDFFCDLLPLAKLACGRKDGYQALMYFLLASNVITPALLILASYLFIIVTILQIHSTQGRFKAFSTCSSHLISVTLYYGSILYIYCRPRSNYSLDKDKIVSTFYTVVFPVLNPMIYSLRNQDVKEALNRLLK from the coding sequence ATGGAGAGGAGCAATCACACAGTGACTGAGTTCATCCTGTTGGGCTTCACAACAGACCCTGTGATGCAGCTAGTCCTGTTTGTGGTGTTCCTTGGCGTGTACTCTGTGACCCTAGCAGGAAATACCACCCTCATGATGTTGATCTGTAATGACTCCCAACTCCACAcgcccatgtatttttttattggaaaTCTGTCTTTTCTGGATCTCTGGTATTCCTCTGTCTACACCCCAAAGATCCTAGTGACCTGCATCTCTGAAGACAAAACCATCTCCTTTGCTGGCTGCCTGTCTCAGTTCTTCTTTTCTGCGGGGCTGGCCTACAGTGAGTGCTACCTGCTGGCTGCCATGGCttatgaccgctatgtggccattTCCAAACCCCTGCTTTATGCTCAGGCCATGTCCATAAAACTACGTGCATTTTTGGTAGCAGCCTCCTATCTTGGTGGCTTTATTAACTCTTCAATCATCACCAAAAAAACGTTTTCCTTTAACTTCTGCAGTGACAACGTTATTGATGATTTTTTCTGTGATTTGCTTCCCCTGGCGAAGCTGGCGTGTGGCAGGAAGGACGGCTACCAGGCCCTGATGTACTTCCTCCTGGCCTCCAATGTCATCACCCCGGCACTGCTCATACTTGCCTCCTACCTCTTCATCATTGTCACCATCTTGCAGATCCACTCCACACAGGGCCGCttcaaagccttctccacctgctcctcccactTGATCTCCGTCACCTTGTACTATGGCTCCATTCTCTACATCTACTGTCGCCCCAGATCTAACTATTCTTTGGATAAGGACAAAATAGTTTCTACATTTTACACCGTAGTGTTCCCTGTGTTGAATCCCAtgatctacagcctgaggaatcAGGATGTGAAAGAGGCTTTGAATAGACTCCTTAAATAA
- the LOC134376956 gene encoding olfactory receptor 9G19-like, with the protein MERSNHTVTEFILLGFTKGPVMQLVLFVVFLGVYSVTLAGNTTLIMLICNDSQLHTPMYFFIGNLSFLDLWYSSVYTPKILVTCISEDKTISFAGCLSQFFFSAGLAYSECYLLAAMAYDRYVAISNPLLYAQAMSRRLCICLVVHSYTGGFVNAIILTSNTFTLDFCGDNVIDDFFCDVPPLVKLACDVKDSYQAVLYFLLASNVITPALLILASYLFIIAAVLQIHSTQGRLKAFSTCSSHLISVTLYYGSILYIYSRPSSSYSLERDKVVSTFYTVLFPMLNPMIYSLRNKDVKEALKKFFKLAQAKV; encoded by the coding sequence ATGGAGAGGAGCAATCACACAGTGACTGAGTTCATCCTGTTGGGCTTCACAAAAGGCCCTGTGATGCAGCTCGTCCTGTTTGTGGTGTTCCTTGGCGTGTACTCTGTGACCCTAGCAGGAAATACCACCCTCATAATGTTGATCTGTAATGACTCCCAACTCCACAcgcccatgtatttttttattggaaaTCTGTCTTTTCTGGATCTCTGGTATTCCTCTGTCTACACCCCAAAGATCCTAGTGACCTGCATCTCTGAAGACAAAACCATCTCCTTTGCTGGCTGCCTGTCTCAGTTCTTCTTTTCTGCGGGGCTGGCCTACAGTGAGTGCTACCTGCTGGCTGCCATGGCttatgaccgctatgtggccattTCCAACCCCCTGCTTTATGCTCAGGCCATGTCAAGGAGATTGTGCATCTGTTTGGTTGTCCATTCATATACTGGGGGTTTTGTCAATGCAATAATATTAACAAGCAACACATTCACATTGGATTTTTGTGGTGACAATGTCATCGATGACTTTTTCTGTGATGTCCCACCCCTGGTGAAGTTGGCATGTGATGTGAAGGATAGCTACCAGGCCGTGCTGTACTTCCTCCTGGCCTCCAATGTCATCACCCCCGCGCTGCTCATACTCGCCTCCTACCTCTTCATCATTGCCGCTGTCTTGCAGATCCACTCCACACAGGGCCGCctcaaagccttctccacctgctcctcccacctGATCTCTGTCACCTTGTACTACGGCTCCATTCTCTACATCTACTCTCGCCCAAGTTCCAGCTATTCCCTTGAGAGGGACAAAGTGGTTTCTACCTTTTATACTGTGTTGTTTCCCATGTTGAATCCCATGATCTACAGTCTGAGGAATAAAGATGTGAAAGAAGCTCTGAAAAAATTCTTCAAGTTAGCCCAAGCCAAAGTCTAA
- the LOC134377168 gene encoding olfactory receptor 9G4-like codes for MEVGNRTVLTEFILMGFSGNPQWQLILFGIFLTLYLATLSGNMILVVLIRIDSRLHIPMYFFIGNLSFLDFWYTSVYTPQILATCVSEDKRISLAGCGAQLFFFCVVAYVECYLLAAMAYDRHVAICNPLLYSGTMTGSLCTGLVAGSYIGGFLNAIAHTANTFRLNFCGKNIIDHFFCDAPPLVKMSCTDTRVYEKVLLGVVGFTVLSSILAILISYFNIVLAILRIRSASGRRKAFSTCASYLISVMLFYGSLLFMYSRPSSTYSLERDKVAALFYTVVNPLLNPLIYSLRNKDVKEAFRKATQTV; via the coding sequence ATGGAAGTGGGAAATCGCACTGTCCTGACTGAATTCATCTTGATGGGCTTCTCAGGCAACCCCCAGTGGCAGCTGATTCTATTTGGAATATTTCTGACACTCTATTTGGCAACCTTGTCAGGAAACATGATCCTGGTTGTCTTAATCCGCATTGATTCCCGCCTGCACATCCCTATGTACTTTTTCATTGGCAATCTGTCTTTTTTGGATTTCTGGTATACTTCTGTGTATACCCCCCAAATCCTGGCCACTTGTGTCTCAGAAGATAAGCGCATTTCTTTGGCTGGATGTGGGGCTCagttattctttttctgtgttgtAGCCTACGTGGAGTGCTATCTCCTAGCAGCCATGGCATATGACCGCCATGTGGCAATTTGTAATCCATTACTTTATTCGGGTACCATGACTGGTTCTCTGTGTACTGGGCTTGTTGCTGGCTCCTACATAGGAGGGTTTTTGAATGCCATAGCCCATACTGCCAACACATTCCGCCTGAATTTCTGTGGTAAAAATATCATTGACCACTTTTTCTGTGATGCACCACCATTGGTAAAAATGTCCTGTACAGACACCCGGGTCTATGAAAAAGTTCTCCTGGGTGTAGTAGGCTTCACAGTCCTCTCCAGCATTCTTGCCATCCTGATTTCCTATTTCAACATTGTCTTGGCTATCCTGAGGATCCGCTCAGCCTCAGGAAGACGCAAAGCATTTTCCACCTGTGCTTCATACCTAATCTCGGTCATGCTCTTCTATGGATCCTTGCTCTTCATGTACTCAAGGCCTAGTTCCACCTACTCCTTGGAGAGAGACAAAGTGGCTGCCCTGTTCTACACCGTGGTCAACCCATTGCTCAACCCTCTCATCTATAGCCTGAGAAACAAAGATGTCAAAGAGGCCTTTAGGAAAGCAACACAGACGGTTTGA